GTCCTGATTGACGAGGTGGCCCGATTCCGAGAGCTCCAGGTGCTCGCCGGTCGCGACTTCCGAGACGAGTTGTGCGCCCTGTTGCTTGACCAGCGGGGCCTCCTGTTCGCCGTGGACGACGAGCGTCGGCGTCTCGACGTGCGAGAGGTCGGAGGCCTCGTACCGATAGAGCGCGCCGAATACCTTCCGGAACTCGCTGCGGGAGATGTCGTCGACGGCGTCCATCGCCGTCTCCCGAACCTCGGGATTCACCGACAGCCAGCGCTCGCCGGTCGTCGCCTGAATTGAGTACAGCATCGAACGGAACGTCGTCTGCGGGCCGGTCATCGACAGCGAGGTCGACAGCGCCGGCAGCGGCGACATGAGGGGTTTCATCATCGGCGGTAGATCCATCGGCGGCATCGATCGCACCGCCCCGCCGAGGACCGCGCTCGCCGCGCGGTCGGGGTGGCGATCCATGTACTCCTGGACGACCATCGAGCCTAGCGAGAGGCCACAGAGGATTGGGTTCTCGAGATCGAGTTCCGAGAGGAGCGCCTCGAGGTCGTCGGCGAAGAGTTCGATCGAGTACCGGTTGGGTTCGGTCGCGCCCGTCTGACCGTGACCGCGGACGTCCATCGTGATCGCTTGGTACTCGTCCGCGAAACGGTCGACCTGTGGCTTCCAGGCCTGTCCGTTCATCCAGCCGCCGTGAATGAAGACCAGCGGCTGGCCGTCGCCGCGCGTTTCGTACCAGAGCGTGCCGTCCTCGAGAGCGAGTTCTGCCATTAGTACGTGATAGGTCGGCACAGGTAAAGAGGAACGGGTTGCAGGACGTGCGAACAGCGATCGGTCGTCGCGCTTCGAATCGACGGATCGTCCTGTTCGGATCGACTTCCGTACAGCCGAGCGTCCTGCGATCCTGGCAACGATGATCGCCACGTCCTCCCCAGCCGATTCGTTCACACCCTTCGTGTGCTCACTCATCCAACGGAAGACGCTTTGCGTCTTCCGAGCCGTTCGCTCGTGTTACTCGCGAAGACCTCGCACGATGTTGGCGACGCACCCTCGCTATAGTCGGGCACGCCGCCAGCGTGCGCCACCGCACGTGGCTCGGTCGGTCCGAAGCGACGTGTGGTGCCGAAGACGAGCGATACTCGAGAAACGTCAGTCCTACCGATCGGAGCCGACCCACCGGTCCCAGACGCTCTCGAACTCGGACTCGTCCTCGGTGATCCGCTCCCATTGAGCGAGACCGCGCTCCTCGCGGGTGCCCGGAATCGTGTTGTCGAGAACGAGGGCCGCGAGTCCGCCGACGGCCATCCCCGTCGAACCGATGATGAACACGGTGTCGACGACGGCCTCAGCAGCGGTCTCGAGCGGAGCCGGATAGCCGGCGAGTGCGGCCTCGAGACCGACCGCGTCGCGGAACGCGAGGGTGGACTCGAAGTTGCCCATGTAGGCGGGCATCGCCAGCCCGATGAAGAGGGCGAAACCGACGACGAAGAGGTTTCTCGAGGAGTCCAAATCGACGTGTTTGAGGTTCCCGATACCGACGGCGACGATCTGGGCGAACATGGCGATGAACAGCCCGCCGACGATGGGATCCGGAATCGTCGCGATGAGTTGGCCGAAGTAGCCGATGAAGCCGAATATTAGCATGATAACCGCGCCGATCTGGACGACGTAGCGGGAGGCGACGCCGGTTAGACCGATCGCGCCGATGTTCTCGGAGTAGGAGGTCGATCCGCCGGTGCCCATCACGCCGGAGAAGACGTTCATCAGTCCCTCCATCCCGATCCCGTGATTGATCCGTTTCTCGCTGGGTGCCGCGGCACCGGTCAGGTTGGCCACGGCGTAGTAGTCGCCGATGCTCTCGACGATCGAGGCGAGCACGCCCGCGAACATCCCGATAATAAAGGCGGTCGTGAATTCGGGGATCCCCCACTGGAACGGGTAAATCGGCAGGATGAACGTCGTGTCTGTGACCTCACCCAGCGGAACGTATCCGGGGTGCTCCCCGCCGAAGACATCGGCGACCGAGAGCCCGGCGGCGACGAACCAGGCGATCCCGATCGCCAGAATCACCGGATACAGCCGAAACGCCTTGTGTTTGATGTCGAGATACTGTGAGAACAGCAAGATCAGTCCGAGCGTCAGTCCGAGCAGCAGCCAGCTCTGATCCGGCGTCGTGATCTGGGGCGCGTCGAACAACGCCAGCCCGATCAGCGCGATCGTCGGCGCGATGACGACGGGCGAGAGGAACCGTCGGAGTTTCCCGACGAGACCGAAGTATCCCATCGCGACCTGAACCGCCGCGGCAACGATGATCGCTCCCTGTAGTTGTAGTAAGGCCGCCTGCCAGTCGTCCCCCGTTCCGACGCCGCCTGCGGTGACGACGGCGACGATGGCGAGTGCAGGCGCGAGCATCGAGAACGGCGCACCCTGGACGATCGGATACCGGTTTCCGAACGTCGTCTGGGCCAGCGTCGCGATCCCCGAAACGATGAAAAAGGTGCCGACGAACTGCGCCGTCACGTCGGCGGGCATCCCCATCGCGCTAGCCAGAATCAACGGCACCGCGATGTTCGCCCCGACCATCGTCAGGTAGTGTTGGATCCCCAGCACCGCCGATTCGCCGACTGGCGGCCGGTCGTCGATGCCGTACTCGATATCGTCACTGACGTCGCGATCGTCTGGATCACCGCCAGCGTCAGCACTTCCGTCTGCCGATTCGTCCCCCGTTTCAGTCATGTCTCGTCGGATAACGAGCGACCGGGGTCAAATGGATGTTGATCCGTCGGGCGCGACGCTCCGACAGAACCGGGATCGGCGGACGCTCACCGAATGTGCCGCCAGAGGTGTCCGCAGTTGTCGCACTCGAGGCGCCGTTCAACCCGACCGTCGAATACGCGTCGCTCGAGTTCGGCTCCGGCGTCGGCCAGACACAACGGACAGTCGTGTCGCTCGCTGCTGTTCACGAAACACGATTATCGGGCCGCGACCTGTGCGATGTGCCTACTTAGTTGGGGGAGTCGTCCGCCGCTGCCCGATCGGCCGCAGCGCGAACCGTCTCGGCCGACAGCGACGAGAGGTCGACCAGTTCGCCGTCGGCTTCGGCTGCGACCAGTTTCGAAAGTCCGGCACGGGAGTCGTCACCGGCGTCCACGACGATAACGGTCGCGTCGTCGGCCGCAAGTCCCCGCGCAGCCCGACGCGTGGCCTCGGTCGGACTGCCGTCAGCCACGTTCGCCCGGCCGTCCGTCACACAGACGACGACTGAAGCGTCCGTCTCCGCTCGCTCGAGCACCCGTCTCGAGGTCTCGAGCCCCGCCGGGAGCGGTGTCCGATCGCCCGACGGTAACTCCTTCAAGTGCCGCGCGGCCAGCGAGACGCTGTCGGTCGGCGGCAGGAGGACGTCGGCATCCTCGCCCGCAAAGGCGACGAAGGCGACCTGGTCGCGGTGTTCGTAGCTGTCCCGCAGGAGCTCGAGGACGACCCCCTTCGCGGTGCGCATCGCGGGTCGCATCGAAGCGCTGGCGTCGACGGCGAAGACGATCGTCACCGACGTTTCGCCGGCGCGGACCGACTGGCGGAGGTCCCGTTTTTCGATCTTCGAGTCCCCTCGAGCGGCGGCGGATCGAACCGACGCCGCCGCGTCGATGGGGCCGTCTCCCGACGCCGGTTCGGTTCGAACGCGCGCGCCGCGGTTGTCGACACTGGGTGTGGTGCTCGCTCGAGCGCCACCGTTCCCCGTCGCCCGTTGGCTCTCGACGTTCGGCGAGTCGAGGTCGGGTGCTCGCGCCTCGCCGACGTCGGCAACCTCGCCGCGTCGCTGGCCGGGGACGAGGGGCCGAGCTTCGTCCTCCTCATCACCGTCACCGTTTCCGCCGTCGTCATCGTCCGAATCCCGTTCGCTCGAGTCGTTTGCCTCGCTATCCGTGCCGGAGTCAGCGTGGGAGGGTTCGGGAGTACCCCCTGCTGGCTCGGTGCCGTCGTCGAATTGGCGTTCGGATCCGGAGTCGTCGGTCTCCGGGTCGGTATCCCCGTCCGAGTCGTCGGTCCCGTCGTCACCATCCTCCGAGTCGGACTCGCCACGGACCTCACGTCCATCGCCGCCGGACTCGTTTCCCGACCCACCCTCCTCTTCTCCGTCGTCAGCCTCGTTCTCGTCCGACTCACCCGCGTCGCCGTCCTCACGATCTTCGGGTGCGTCCTCCTCGAACCGGTCCTCGAGTATATCCTCCAAATCCGGTTCGTCCTCGAACGGCGTGCTCCGGAGTCGGTGCGGAAGGGCGTAGCGCGCGGCCTCGTGCACGTCCGGCTCGATGACAGTCGTCCGGCCCTCGAGGGCGGCGATGGTCATCGCGGTCCGAGCCGTCGCCACGTCGCCGCGATGGCCATCGACGCCGGCCTCGAGGCAAAGGTGGGCGATCTCTTCTTTGAAATCGGTGGGGAGGGCGACGCTCGAGAGCCGCTCGCGGGCCGCGAGGAGACCCTCCCGCAAAGCTGCCGTCTCGTCGGCGTAGGCGGTCCAGGGATCCGACTCGTCGGCTCCGTTTTCAGTGCCTGAACCGTTGGACTCGAGCGCTCGATCGATGATCTCGACGCGGTCGTCGACCTCGCGACAGCCCTCGACGGTGGCCTGAAGGGCGAACCGATCCCGTAACTGCGGCCTGAGGTCGCCCTCTTCGGGGTTCATGGTCCCGATCAGGGTGAATTCGGCAGGGTGAGAGACGCTGATTCCGTCGCGCTCGACGGTGTTGACGCCGCTTGCGGCCGAGTCGAGGATGACATCGACGAGGTGGTCGTCGAGCAGGTTGACCTCGTCGACGTAGAGAATGCCCCGGTGGGCGCGAGCGAGCAGCCCCGGATCGAAGTCGGCCGCACCGGCGAGGGCGTCTTCGACCGAGAGGGTCCCGACGACGCGGTCTCGAGTCGCTCCCAGTGGGAGGGTGACGAGTGGAACGGACCGAGTCTCGACTGGCAGTTCGTCGGGGTCGCGTTCACGGCACTCCTCGCACTGCTGTGTCGAGTCGGTGGGAGAACAGCCGTACGGACAGTCCGCGACGGCTCGCTGGTCGGGGAGGAGGTCGACGAGTCCCCGGACGGCGGTCGACTTCGCGGTGCCTTTCTCGCCGACGACCAGGGCCCCGTCGAGGCCGTCGTTGGCCGCGACGGCGAGCAACACGCGCTTTAACTCGTCCTGCCCGACGATCGCCGGAAAGGGGAGTGACGACAGCTTTTTGCCCCCAGCGTCTGCAACCATAGTTGAGCTAATACAATAGAGGTTTAAAAGTACGATGACACGGATCGGGATCTACACCGCGACGGAGAACGAACTCGGCTCGATCGGCCAGGCCGCCGAGCGCCTCGAGGGGATCGAGCTGGTCGTACGCTCGGAGAGCGACCTCGAGGACGAGCCTGACATCGAGGAGTTCGTCGAGGAATTGACCGACGCCGCCGCGGCCATCTTCTGGCTGCACGGCGCCGAAGACAGCATGCCGGGCTACGACTACGCGACGGGCGCGCTCGAGGCGGCGGGCGTCCCGTTGATCGTCAAGGCGACCGGCGACGCCTTCGCGTTCGAGGATACGACGGTCTCGGAGGGTCATCGCGACCTCGTCTACGACTATCTGGAGAAGGGCGGCACGATCAACGTCGAGAACTGCTGCCGATTTCTGACTGCCGAGTACGAGGATCGCGATATCGAGTACGACGAGCCCGCCGAACTCCCCACGGAGGGCGTCTACCACCCCGACTATCCCGGTGTCGAGTACGAGGAACTGCTTGAGACTCACGATCCCGAGAAGCCGACGGTCGCGGTCTGGTTCTACGAGTCCCACTGGACCCACGAGAATACGCGATACGTGGATACACAGGTTCGGGCGCTCGAGAAGCAGGGCGCAAACGCCCTGCCGATCTTCTGTAATCCGGCGACCGATACGGAAGAACAGGAAGACGCCGAGTGGGTCACGGACAACTGGCTCTTGGACGGTGCAGGTCAGCCCGTCGTCGATGCCGTCCTCTCCTCGTTCATGTTCTCCCTCTCCATGGACGAACGCGGCCGCAGCGCCAGTGACGAGGGCTCGAGCGCCGAGGACGTCTTCCTCGACCGACTCGGGGTGCCCGTGCTCCAGACGATCACCACAATGCGATCCCGGTCGCGGTACGAATCCAGCGATACGGGCGTGATGGGGTTCGAACTCGCGCTCTCGGTCGCCCTCCCCGAGTTCGACGGCAACGTCATCACCCACCCGATCTCGGGCAAGGAGCGCACCGACGACGAGGCCGGCATCGGCAGCGCGCCGAAACACCACTATCCGATCGAGGATCGCGTCGATCACGCGACGCGGCTCGCGGTCAACTGGGCCGAGCTTCGACACACCCCGAACGAGGAGAAGCGGGTCGCTGTCGTCCTGCACAACTACCCGCCGAGCGACGACGGGATCGGGACCGCGTTCGGGCTCGACTCGCCGGAGTCGACCGTCAATCTGCTCGAGGAACTCGAGGCTCGAGGGTACGATCTGAGCGGAAAAATGCCCCAGGACGGGCAGACACTCGTCGAGAAGCTTACCTCG
Above is a window of Natronorubrum tibetense GA33 DNA encoding:
- a CDS encoding alpha/beta fold hydrolase, yielding MAELALEDGTLWYETRGDGQPLVFIHGGWMNGQAWKPQVDRFADEYQAITMDVRGHGQTGATEPNRYSIELFADDLEALLSELDLENPILCGLSLGSMVVQEYMDRHPDRAASAVLGGAVRSMPPMDLPPMMKPLMSPLPALSTSLSMTGPQTTFRSMLYSIQATTGERWLSVNPEVRETAMDAVDDISRSEFRKVFGALYRYEASDLSHVETPTLVVHGEQEAPLVKQQGAQLVSEVATGEHLELSESGHLVNQDRPEAFNAASAAFLENGSAA
- a CDS encoding VWA domain-containing protein, with translation MVADAGGKKLSSLPFPAIVGQDELKRVLLAVAANDGLDGALVVGEKGTAKSTAVRGLVDLLPDQRAVADCPYGCSPTDSTQQCEECRERDPDELPVETRSVPLVTLPLGATRDRVVGTLSVEDALAGAADFDPGLLARAHRGILYVDEVNLLDDHLVDVILDSAASGVNTVERDGISVSHPAEFTLIGTMNPEEGDLRPQLRDRFALQATVEGCREVDDRVEIIDRALESNGSGTENGADESDPWTAYADETAALREGLLAARERLSSVALPTDFKEEIAHLCLEAGVDGHRGDVATARTAMTIAALEGRTTVIEPDVHEAARYALPHRLRSTPFEDEPDLEDILEDRFEEDAPEDREDGDAGESDENEADDGEEEGGSGNESGGDGREVRGESDSEDGDDGTDDSDGDTDPETDDSGSERQFDDGTEPAGGTPEPSHADSGTDSEANDSSERDSDDDDGGNGDGDEEDEARPLVPGQRRGEVADVGEARAPDLDSPNVESQRATGNGGARASTTPSVDNRGARVRTEPASGDGPIDAAASVRSAAARGDSKIEKRDLRQSVRAGETSVTIVFAVDASASMRPAMRTAKGVVLELLRDSYEHRDQVAFVAFAGEDADVLLPPTDSVSLAARHLKELPSGDRTPLPAGLETSRRVLERAETDASVVVCVTDGRANVADGSPTEATRRAARGLAADDATVIVVDAGDDSRAGLSKLVAAEADGELVDLSSLSAETVRAAADRAAADDSPN
- a CDS encoding uracil-xanthine permease family protein, giving the protein MTETGDESADGSADAGGDPDDRDVSDDIEYGIDDRPPVGESAVLGIQHYLTMVGANIAVPLILASAMGMPADVTAQFVGTFFIVSGIATLAQTTFGNRYPIVQGAPFSMLAPALAIVAVVTAGGVGTGDDWQAALLQLQGAIIVAAAVQVAMGYFGLVGKLRRFLSPVVIAPTIALIGLALFDAPQITTPDQSWLLLGLTLGLILLFSQYLDIKHKAFRLYPVILAIGIAWFVAAGLSVADVFGGEHPGYVPLGEVTDTTFILPIYPFQWGIPEFTTAFIIGMFAGVLASIVESIGDYYAVANLTGAAAPSEKRINHGIGMEGLMNVFSGVMGTGGSTSYSENIGAIGLTGVASRYVVQIGAVIMLIFGFIGYFGQLIATIPDPIVGGLFIAMFAQIVAVGIGNLKHVDLDSSRNLFVVGFALFIGLAMPAYMGNFESTLAFRDAVGLEAALAGYPAPLETAAEAVVDTVFIIGSTGMAVGGLAALVLDNTIPGTREERGLAQWERITEDESEFESVWDRWVGSDR